In the Pseudomonadota bacterium genome, ATCCGACGCTCAAGCCCGACCCAATCAGCTACTACGACATCAAAGCAATGATCGACAGTCCAGATGCCGTTGTCATTGTCGCTGAGTTCGACCAGACGATTGTCGCGTCTGGATACGCAAAGCATCGGGCGTCACGACACTACACGACACCCGAAACCCATGCTTTTTTAGGCATGATGTACGTTCAGCCCGAGCATCGGGGTAAGGGCGTTAATGGCAAAGTGCTCGACACACTACTCGACTGGGCGCGAAGTCAGAACCTGCTTGAGGTTCACCTTACCGTTTATCCGGAGAATGAAGCTGCGTGCCGTGCTTATCGAAAAGTCGGGTTTGAGCCGTATATTCTTGAAATGCGTATGGGGCTAGACGACTAGCGGCGTGCCGTATGCGCATTCAGAAGGGTCAGTTGGCGACCGTATTATTCCAATAAACGGAGTGACGACAACCCGTCTTTATAATTGACTTTCAGGCTTTGCCTAAGGCTCGTTAGTCTTCGAGTCTCGAAATCTCGCTCCGACACTAAATTAGCAATTCTCCCTCTCAGCATCATAACGCGCTCATGATCAACCGCGG is a window encoding:
- a CDS encoding GNAT family N-acetyltransferase, whose protein sequence is MSRIDLVVKRHSLTTNFDALYFWEDHPLTYLIREATHSDLDTLLSFEQGIISAERPYDPTLKPDPISYYDIKAMIDSPDAVVIVAEFDQTIVASGYAKHRASRHYTTPETHAFLGMMYVQPEHRGKGVNGKVLDTLLDWARSQNLLEVHLTVYPENEAACRAYRKVGFEPYILEMRMGLDD